One region of Haloprofundus salilacus genomic DNA includes:
- a CDS encoding 2-oxoacid:acceptor oxidoreductase subunit alpha — MTNDELIWRIAGGSGDGIASTSQNFAKALMRSGLNVFTHRHYPSRIRGGHTYTEIRASADPVKSRGDGYNFLLALGDSFARNPQQNAYYGNEEIKPLSENLDELREGGVIIYDSGLLDASEIEDFDERVEENDWHVYDLDLRTMAREHGREVMRNTAGVGATCALAGIDLEWIEELMTDAMPEKILEPNLEILHEAYDMVEEEYDVDAHDVKIPSGEHDEEQVLMSGSDAIAYGAIDEGCRFIAGYPMTPWTEVFTIMSQNLPELGGISEQVEDEIAAAALALGASHAGVKAMSGSSGGGFALMSEPLGLAEMTETPVVLIEAMRAGPSTGMPTKPEQGDLEHVLYTSQGDSHRIVFAPGTVAEAYTQTRKAFQIAYEYQIPSIVLYDQKLGGELVNVPASHFDEEPNPSLGSTLTEAEIEDAPHDESGKFSRFRYDTPEDNGVAPRSIPGQKGGRFLATGNEHMPEGHISESPENRVFQMNKRMRKLEAIREELDGDGVNNTVYGEEDAQYGFLTFGSQQGTVEEAVDRLNDAGHSVKMLGVSEMAPYPVDQVTEFIESVDEVLVVEMNASAQFRGLTQKEIGRYGDKLSSLLKYNGNPFEPQDIVEGFEVNIVEDDEHPHTRTKYVPAAGD, encoded by the coding sequence ATGACTAACGACGAACTTATCTGGCGAATCGCAGGGGGGTCCGGGGACGGGATCGCCTCGACGAGCCAGAACTTCGCGAAGGCCCTGATGCGCTCGGGCCTCAACGTTTTCACGCATCGACACTACCCGTCGCGGATTCGCGGCGGTCACACGTACACGGAGATTCGGGCCTCGGCCGACCCCGTCAAGTCCCGCGGGGACGGCTACAACTTCCTGCTTGCGCTGGGCGACTCGTTCGCCCGCAACCCGCAGCAGAACGCCTACTACGGTAACGAGGAGATCAAACCGCTCTCGGAGAACCTCGACGAACTCCGCGAGGGCGGCGTCATCATCTACGACTCCGGCCTGCTCGACGCCTCCGAAATCGAGGACTTCGACGAGCGAGTCGAGGAGAACGACTGGCACGTCTACGACCTCGACCTGCGCACGATGGCTCGCGAACACGGTCGCGAGGTCATGCGCAACACCGCCGGCGTCGGCGCGACCTGCGCGCTCGCGGGCATCGACCTCGAGTGGATCGAGGAGCTGATGACCGACGCGATGCCGGAGAAGATTCTCGAACCGAACCTCGAGATTCTCCACGAGGCGTATGACATGGTCGAAGAGGAGTACGACGTGGACGCCCACGACGTGAAGATTCCGTCGGGCGAACACGACGAAGAGCAGGTGCTCATGTCCGGATCGGACGCCATCGCCTACGGCGCCATCGACGAGGGGTGCCGCTTCATCGCGGGCTACCCGATGACGCCGTGGACCGAGGTGTTCACCATCATGTCGCAGAACCTGCCCGAACTCGGCGGCATCTCCGAGCAGGTCGAAGACGAGATCGCGGCGGCGGCGCTCGCGCTCGGCGCGAGCCACGCGGGCGTGAAAGCTATGTCCGGGTCGTCCGGCGGCGGCTTCGCGCTGATGTCCGAACCGCTCGGCCTCGCGGAGATGACCGAGACGCCCGTCGTCCTCATCGAGGCGATGCGCGCCGGTCCGTCGACCGGGATGCCGACGAAACCCGAACAGGGCGACCTCGAACACGTCCTGTACACCTCGCAGGGCGACTCCCACCGCATCGTTTTCGCGCCCGGCACGGTCGCCGAGGCGTACACGCAGACGCGCAAGGCGTTCCAGATCGCCTACGAGTACCAGATTCCGAGCATCGTGCTCTACGACCAGAAGCTCGGCGGCGAACTCGTGAACGTCCCGGCGAGCCACTTCGACGAGGAACCCAACCCGTCTCTCGGGTCGACGCTGACGGAGGCCGAAATCGAGGACGCGCCGCACGACGAGTCCGGCAAATTCTCCCGGTTCAGATACGACACGCCCGAGGACAACGGCGTCGCGCCGCGGTCGATTCCCGGACAGAAGGGCGGCCGCTTCCTCGCCACCGGTAACGAACACATGCCGGAGGGACACATCAGCGAGTCCCCCGAGAACCGTGTGTTCCAGATGAACAAGCGGATGCGCAAACTCGAAGCTATCCGCGAGGAGCTTGACGGCGACGGCGTCAACAACACGGTGTACGGCGAGGAGGACGCCCAGTACGGCTTCCTCACCTTCGGCAGCCAGCAGGGCACCGTCGAAGAAGCCGTCGACCGTCTCAACGACGCGGGTCACTCGGTGAAGATGCTCGGCGTCAGCGAGATGGCGCCGTACCCGGTCGACCAGGTGACGGAGTTCATCGAGAGCGTCGACGAGGTGCTCGTCGTCGAGATGAACGCCTCCGCGCAGTTCCGCGGACTGACCCAGAAGGAGATCGGACGCTACGGCGACAAGCTCTCGAGCCTCCTGAAGTACAACGGTAACCCCTTCGAGCCCCAAGACATCGTCGAGGGCTTCGAGGTGAACATCGTCGAGGACGACGAACATCCTCACACGCGAACCAAGTACGTCCCAGCAGCGGGTGACTAA
- a CDS encoding thiamine pyrophosphate-dependent enzyme, which translates to MSAFSAIGEGKEIDRNDYTPGLEPQATWCPGCGDFGVLKALKGAAAELGKSPDEMLLVTGIGCSGKLNSYFESYGFHTIHGRSLPVARAAKLANPGLQVVAAGGDGDGYGIGGNHFMHSARENHDMTYIVFNNEIFGLTKGQTSPTSPMGHKSKTQPHGSAKQPLRPLSLSLTSGASYIARTAAVNPNQAKDIIVEAMEHDGFSHVDFLTQCPTWNKDARQYVPYVDIQDSDDYDFDVSDRREASEMMHETEDALHEGTVLTGRYYVDSDRPSYQQEKQQIGEMPEEPLAERYFDDSYEWERSYDNFLDKHK; encoded by the coding sequence ATGAGTGCATTCAGCGCAATCGGAGAAGGCAAAGAAATCGACCGTAACGACTACACGCCCGGTCTCGAACCGCAGGCGACGTGGTGTCCCGGCTGTGGTGACTTCGGCGTCTTGAAGGCGCTGAAGGGCGCGGCCGCGGAACTCGGTAAATCGCCCGACGAGATGCTGCTCGTCACAGGCATCGGCTGCTCGGGGAAGCTCAACAGCTACTTCGAGAGCTACGGCTTCCACACCATCCACGGCCGCTCGCTGCCGGTCGCTCGCGCGGCGAAGCTCGCCAACCCCGGCCTGCAGGTCGTCGCCGCCGGCGGCGACGGTGACGGCTACGGTATCGGCGGCAACCACTTCATGCACAGCGCCCGCGAGAACCACGACATGACCTACATCGTGTTCAACAACGAGATCTTCGGCCTCACGAAGGGCCAGACCTCGCCGACGAGCCCGATGGGTCACAAGTCGAAGACCCAGCCGCACGGCAGCGCCAAGCAGCCGCTTCGGCCGCTGTCGCTGTCGCTGACCTCCGGTGCGTCGTACATCGCGCGCACCGCCGCGGTCAACCCGAACCAGGCGAAAGACATCATCGTCGAGGCGATGGAGCACGACGGCTTCTCGCACGTCGACTTCCTCACACAGTGTCCGACGTGGAACAAGGACGCCCGACAGTACGTTCCGTACGTCGACATCCAGGACTCCGACGACTACGACTTCGACGTTTCGGACCGCCGCGAGGCGTCCGAGATGATGCACGAGACCGAGGACGCCCTCCACGAGGGCACCGTCCTCACCGGTCGCTACTACGTCGACAGCGACCGCCCGTCCTACCAGCAGGAGAAACAGCAGATCGGCGAGATGCCCGAGGAACCGCTGGCGGAGCGCTACTTCGACGACAGCTACGAGTGGGAGCGCTCGTACGATAACTTCCTCGACAAGCACAAGTAA
- the lrpA1 gene encoding HTH-type transcriptional regulator LrpA1 yields the protein MGATSTEDRILAVLEQDAQASYADIAERAEVSKPTVRKYIRKLEDSGVIVGYSADVDPKKLSGQSIALVGIDVESERYVEATRAMKDLDAVEALYTSSGDHMLMAEVRAKDGGSLGDVISDKILSIDGVTAAHPSFLQERLK from the coding sequence ATGGGAGCCACATCTACGGAGGACCGCATCCTCGCCGTACTTGAGCAGGATGCGCAAGCCTCCTACGCCGATATTGCCGAACGAGCGGAGGTGTCGAAACCGACGGTCCGAAAGTACATCCGAAAACTGGAGGACAGCGGCGTCATCGTCGGTTACTCCGCCGACGTCGACCCGAAGAAACTCTCCGGGCAGTCCATCGCGCTCGTCGGCATCGACGTCGAGAGCGAACGCTACGTCGAAGCCACGCGCGCGATGAAAGATCTCGACGCCGTCGAAGCGTTGTACACCTCGTCGGGCGACCACATGCTGATGGCCGAGGTCCGAGCGAAGGACGGCGGATCGCTCGGCGATGTCATCAGCGACAAGATTCTGAGTATCGACGGCGTCACCGCCGCCCACCCCTCGTTCCTCCAAGAGCGGTTGAAGTGA
- a CDS encoding DNA polymerase Y family protein: MSGETLPGAKRDAEERIVLHVDMDCFYASCERLKEPELEGKPVVVGMGYEPGEGHGAVATASYEAREHGVGSAQPITGALDALPRSEDVELDDDGEPADPEIPAVGYYRSVDMEFYKEVSAQVKEILHDCADVVREVSIDEAYLDVTERTGWETVSSGDRTLAEGYARHVKQRIDREVGVTASVGVGPNMSVAKVASDHDKPDGLVVVRPDEVRAFLDPLDIEEVHGVGPVTAHELREMDIDTAGDLAAADPRALGDRFGERGRELYRRARGDDDRAVTPTGLPKSLSRESAFTEPTSETEAAREKVRTLAADVAERARSRGALYRTIGIKVVQPPFEVNTRAKSLPGPVDDPELVESVALELLTEFADARVRKLGVRVSNLDFDDSDQASLDGWEQADDDAVGEVTASSTPSDSTSDDSVGDDSAKGNPSKGDSAKGNVATADPTTDDAQSGPMLSDWAENRARSTRRKDADAVEDQPESTDGQASLTEFE, encoded by the coding sequence ATGAGCGGTGAGACGCTGCCCGGCGCGAAGCGAGACGCCGAGGAGCGCATCGTCCTCCACGTCGACATGGACTGCTTCTACGCGTCGTGCGAGCGCCTCAAAGAGCCGGAACTGGAGGGCAAACCGGTCGTCGTCGGGATGGGGTACGAACCCGGCGAGGGTCACGGCGCCGTCGCCACTGCGAGTTACGAAGCCCGCGAACACGGCGTCGGCAGCGCCCAACCCATCACGGGGGCGCTCGACGCGCTCCCCCGCTCCGAGGACGTCGAACTCGACGACGACGGCGAGCCCGCGGACCCCGAGATCCCGGCCGTCGGCTACTACCGGTCGGTCGACATGGAGTTCTACAAGGAGGTGAGCGCGCAGGTCAAGGAGATTCTGCACGATTGCGCCGACGTGGTCCGCGAGGTGAGCATCGACGAGGCGTACCTCGACGTGACCGAGCGAACCGGGTGGGAGACCGTCAGCAGTGGTGACAGAACCCTCGCGGAGGGCTACGCCCGCCACGTCAAACAGCGAATCGACCGCGAAGTGGGCGTCACCGCCAGCGTCGGCGTCGGCCCGAACATGAGTGTCGCCAAGGTTGCCAGCGACCACGACAAGCCGGACGGTCTCGTCGTCGTCCGACCTGACGAGGTTCGAGCGTTTCTCGACCCGCTCGACATCGAGGAAGTCCACGGCGTCGGTCCCGTCACCGCGCACGAACTCCGCGAGATGGATATCGACACCGCGGGCGATCTGGCGGCGGCGGACCCGCGGGCGCTCGGCGACAGGTTCGGAGAGCGCGGCCGCGAACTGTACCGCCGCGCGCGCGGCGACGACGACAGGGCGGTGACGCCGACGGGGCTTCCGAAGAGTCTCTCCAGAGAGTCGGCGTTCACCGAACCTACCTCGGAGACGGAGGCCGCCCGGGAGAAAGTGCGGACGCTGGCGGCGGACGTGGCCGAACGCGCGCGCAGTCGCGGCGCGCTCTACCGGACCATCGGTATCAAAGTCGTCCAACCGCCGTTCGAGGTGAACACCCGCGCGAAGTCGCTGCCGGGTCCGGTCGACGACCCCGAACTCGTCGAGTCGGTGGCGTTAGAGTTGTTGACGGAGTTCGCCGACGCCCGCGTGCGAAAACTGGGCGTCCGCGTCTCGAATCTCGATTTCGACGACAGCGATCAGGCCAGCCTCGACGGGTGGGAACAGGCAGACGACGATGCAGTCGGGGAGGTGACCGCGTCGTCAACGCCGAGCGACTCCACGTCGGACGATTCCGTGGGGGACGATTCCGCGAAGGGCAATCCCTCAAAGGGCGACTCCGCGAAGGGCAACGTTGCGACGGCTGACCCGACCACAGACGACGCTCAATCCGGACCGATGCTGAGCGACTGGGCGGAAAATCGCGCCCGCTCGACCCGGCGGAAAGACGCCGACGCCGTCGAGGACCAACCGGAGTCGACGGACGGTCAAGCGTCGTTGACCGAGTTCGAGTAG
- a CDS encoding helicase HerA domain-containing protein, which translates to MTDEETITVADVSAGPGGTDDAEPGTTVRLPAVEILTGRGFITGKSGSGKSNTASVVIEKLLDSQFPVLIVDTDGEYYGLKEEYEILHAGADEECDIVVSPEHAEKIATLALEQNVPIILDVSGYLDEADADEMVLQTARQLFAKEKKLKKPFLMLVEECHEYIPEKGGMGEAGKMLIKIGKRGRKHGLGIVGISQRPADVKKDYITQCDWLVWHRLTWGNDTKVVGRILGKEYADAIESMNDGEAFLMTDWSETLRRVQFRRKQTFDAGATPGLDDFERPELKSVSGDLVSELRDISDEEAQRESTIADLRQELEKKDAEIRRLKSELEEAQDLSRMADQFAQALLQKAEAPYRGGEGRNLARPEHGQAALGEYESGVTPEMVGPVEADAVAEAENGEASSPSGQATTGGGYVEMENACDETTELADPTDPTESTKTAETTAETSTTREPAAGDEGSDSRSGSRRAIVDELREVVDSLDDVTREMLAHYRAKDLSTPVDAHVGAGHSGDQQLAYGRNRALRQAGFIEHVGRGRYRYTLPELVRDEYADRLADGEFAATVAAVESSFADLSLSHPGGSGESDRRAESIPDDKSTVEDANGERDAGREREPEEAVSSATTLSDVGQVVEDAEIVENGAESGAADSEVSRGATDDETKADVDAASTDDETRPTDNEAASTDEEMAPTDDAEIID; encoded by the coding sequence ATGACGGACGAAGAAACCATCACCGTCGCGGATGTGAGCGCGGGTCCGGGCGGGACCGACGACGCCGAACCGGGGACGACCGTACGACTGCCGGCGGTCGAGATTCTGACCGGTCGTGGGTTCATCACCGGCAAATCGGGGTCGGGGAAGTCGAACACCGCGAGCGTCGTCATCGAGAAACTGCTCGACTCGCAGTTTCCCGTCCTCATCGTCGACACCGACGGCGAGTACTACGGTCTCAAAGAGGAGTACGAGATCCTCCACGCCGGTGCCGACGAGGAGTGCGACATCGTCGTCAGCCCCGAACACGCCGAGAAGATAGCGACGCTAGCGCTCGAACAGAACGTCCCCATCATCCTCGACGTCTCGGGCTACCTCGACGAGGCCGACGCCGACGAGATGGTGCTGCAGACGGCGCGACAACTCTTCGCGAAGGAGAAGAAGCTGAAGAAGCCCTTCCTGATGCTCGTCGAGGAGTGTCACGAGTACATCCCCGAGAAGGGCGGGATGGGCGAGGCGGGAAAGATGCTTATCAAGATCGGCAAGCGCGGACGGAAACACGGCCTCGGCATCGTCGGCATAAGCCAGCGTCCCGCCGACGTGAAGAAGGACTACATCACCCAGTGCGACTGGCTGGTGTGGCACCGACTCACGTGGGGCAACGACACGAAAGTCGTCGGGCGTATCCTCGGCAAGGAGTACGCCGACGCCATCGAGAGCATGAACGACGGCGAGGCGTTTCTGATGACCGACTGGAGCGAGACCCTTCGTCGAGTGCAGTTCCGCCGCAAGCAGACGTTCGACGCGGGGGCGACGCCCGGTCTCGACGACTTCGAGCGCCCGGAACTCAAATCGGTGAGCGGCGACCTCGTCTCGGAACTGCGCGACATCTCCGACGAAGAGGCCCAGAGAGAGAGCACCATCGCCGATCTCAGACAGGAGTTAGAGAAGAAAGATGCCGAGATTCGGCGTCTGAAATCGGAACTGGAGGAGGCACAGGACCTGAGTCGGATGGCCGACCAGTTCGCGCAGGCGCTGCTGCAGAAAGCCGAAGCGCCGTACCGAGGCGGCGAGGGGCGAAATCTCGCCCGCCCCGAACACGGACAGGCGGCGCTCGGCGAGTACGAATCCGGCGTGACGCCGGAAATGGTGGGACCGGTCGAGGCGGACGCAGTCGCCGAGGCGGAGAACGGAGAGGCGTCCTCGCCGTCGGGTCAGGCGACGACTGGAGGCGGGTACGTCGAGATGGAGAACGCTTGCGACGAAACGACAGAATTGGCTGACCCGACTGACCCGACTGAATCGACGAAAACGGCCGAAACGACGGCGGAGACGTCGACGACACGGGAACCCGCCGCCGGCGACGAGGGATCGGACTCCCGCAGTGGCTCTCGTCGGGCCATCGTCGACGAACTCCGCGAGGTCGTCGACTCGCTGGACGACGTGACGCGCGAGATGCTCGCGCACTACCGGGCGAAGGACCTCAGCACGCCCGTCGACGCCCACGTTGGCGCGGGCCACTCCGGCGACCAACAGCTCGCCTACGGCCGGAACCGGGCGCTCCGGCAGGCGGGGTTCATCGAGCACGTCGGCCGGGGGCGCTACCGGTACACGCTCCCCGAACTCGTCCGCGACGAGTACGCCGACCGCCTCGCCGACGGCGAGTTCGCCGCCACCGTCGCCGCCGTCGAATCGTCGTTCGCGGACCTCTCTCTCAGTCACCCCGGCGGGAGCGGTGAGTCCGACCGTCGCGCCGAGTCGATTCCGGACGACAAGTCGACGGTCGAGGACGCGAACGGCGAGCGAGACGCTGGGAGAGAACGCGAACCGGAGGAGGCGGTGTCGTCGGCGACTACGTTGTCCGACGTGGGACAGGTGGTCGAGGACGCCGAAATTGTCGAGAACGGCGCGGAGTCGGGCGCCGCCGACTCGGAAGTGAGCCGGGGCGCTACGGACGACGAGACAAAAGCCGATGTCGACGCGGCGTCGACTGACGATGAGACGAGACCAACCGACAATGAGGCGGCGTCGACCGACGAAGAGATGGCGCCGACCGACGACGCGGAGATAATCGACTGA
- the tpiA gene encoding triose-phosphate isomerase, with translation MFILVNLKAYPCDPVEVASAARDVADDSGVRIAVAPQAAHLARVAETDVETWAQHVSPVEYGSHTGSTLAEAAAEAGATGTLVNHSENRLKLADIDASMQAADRANLDTIVCANNPRQSGAVAALGPDAVAVEPPELIGGDVSVSSADPDIVRDAVDAVTAVDDSVDLFCGAGVSSGDDVTAAAELGAEGILLASGVAKAEDPRAALEDIVSQL, from the coding sequence ATGTTCATCCTGGTGAACCTGAAGGCGTATCCGTGTGACCCGGTCGAAGTAGCGTCGGCCGCCCGCGACGTCGCCGACGACTCCGGCGTCCGCATCGCCGTCGCGCCGCAGGCGGCGCACCTCGCGCGCGTCGCCGAGACCGACGTGGAGACGTGGGCCCAGCACGTCAGCCCCGTCGAGTACGGCAGCCACACCGGTAGCACGCTCGCGGAGGCCGCCGCGGAGGCCGGCGCGACCGGGACGCTGGTCAACCACTCGGAGAACCGCCTCAAACTCGCCGACATCGACGCCTCGATGCAGGCGGCCGACCGGGCGAACCTCGACACCATCGTCTGCGCGAACAACCCGAGACAGTCCGGCGCGGTCGCGGCTCTGGGTCCGGACGCCGTCGCCGTCGAACCGCCGGAGCTCATCGGCGGCGACGTGTCGGTCAGCAGCGCCGACCCCGACATCGTTCGCGACGCCGTCGACGCGGTGACCGCCGTCGACGACAGTGTCGACCTGTTCTGCGGCGCGGGCGTCTCTAGCGGCGACGACGTCACCGCCGCCGCCGAGTTGGGTGCGGAGGGGATCCTGCTCGCCAGCGGCGTCGCGAAGGCCGAGGACCCGCGGGCGGCGCTCGAAGATATAGTCTCGCAACTGTGA
- a CDS encoding carbon-nitrogen hydrolase family protein codes for MPREEFTLGAAQIEPVYHDKEGTLEKTCRWIERAGREDVDLLVFPETYFPGYPYWRGSVSIPRWTDLVVDLAKNSLAAADEATEVLGDAIREADLHVVLGTNETDDRPGSGTLYNSLFFFDRDGALVRRHRKLMPTHAERAIWGRGDPSSLATHETDLGRVGGLICYENHMTLSKAALTAMGEEIHAAVWPGFWTMDGHPGDKTRAESAEARDTCDIYPAVREYAFETQSFVASCSAYMSDDAVEEFGAEELGFNVAAGGSMLVNPAGIVKAGPAVGEETLLTAEFSRDERRTTKAYFDAMGHYTRWDAVRLEVDDRTFDPISRADDGSPRSTDDRGARRTLSPAAAERIATEYDVSVDAVEAVAEAVRDDSW; via the coding sequence ATGCCACGGGAGGAGTTCACACTCGGGGCGGCCCAGATAGAACCGGTCTACCACGATAAGGAAGGGACGCTGGAGAAGACCTGTCGGTGGATCGAGCGCGCCGGTCGGGAGGACGTCGACCTGCTCGTCTTCCCGGAGACGTACTTTCCGGGCTACCCCTACTGGCGCGGGAGCGTCTCGATACCGCGCTGGACGGACCTCGTCGTTGACCTGGCGAAGAACAGTCTCGCGGCGGCGGACGAGGCGACAGAGGTGCTCGGCGATGCGATTCGGGAGGCCGACCTCCACGTCGTCCTCGGGACCAACGAGACCGACGACCGACCCGGGAGCGGGACGCTCTACAACTCGCTGTTCTTCTTCGACCGAGACGGGGCGCTCGTCAGGCGGCACCGGAAACTGATGCCGACGCACGCCGAGCGCGCAATCTGGGGCCGAGGCGACCCGTCGAGCCTCGCGACCCACGAGACGGACCTCGGTCGCGTCGGCGGTCTCATCTGCTACGAGAACCACATGACGCTGTCGAAGGCGGCGCTGACGGCGATGGGCGAGGAGATCCACGCCGCCGTCTGGCCCGGCTTCTGGACGATGGACGGCCACCCCGGCGACAAGACGCGGGCGGAGTCCGCCGAGGCGCGCGACACCTGCGACATCTACCCCGCCGTCCGCGAGTACGCCTTCGAGACGCAGTCGTTCGTCGCCTCCTGCTCGGCGTACATGAGCGACGACGCCGTGGAGGAGTTCGGTGCCGAGGAGCTCGGCTTCAACGTCGCCGCCGGCGGGAGCATGCTCGTCAACCCGGCGGGAATCGTGAAGGCCGGCCCGGCCGTCGGCGAGGAGACGCTGCTGACGGCCGAGTTCAGCCGCGACGAGCGCCGCACGACGAAGGCGTACTTCGACGCGATGGGCCACTACACCCGCTGGGACGCCGTCCGACTGGAGGTCGACGACCGGACGTTCGACCCAATCAGCCGAGCGGACGACGGTTCCCCTCGATCGACGGACGACCGCGGGGCTCGGCGAACGCTCTCGCCGGCGGCGGCCGAGCGAATCGCCACCGAGTACGACGTCTCCGTGGACGCCGTCGAGGCTGTCGCCGAGGCGGTTCGCGACGACAGTTGGTGA
- a CDS encoding multiprotein bridging factor aMBF1 produces the protein MPQCEMCGAEQASLTTTKVEGAELQLCENCKGFGTEVRTESTSSASTKYSTSSSGKSSSSSSSSTSSSSSGGSRRRRRDMFDDMDEIAGDYDDRIRQAREADGLSQEDLAKKLNEKASLIRKLERGDILPSDSVRKKLERKLDISLTEGGSDEDAEWSGGGSTTTTLGDVVKRKD, from the coding sequence ATGCCACAGTGCGAGATGTGCGGTGCCGAACAGGCATCGCTCACAACCACGAAAGTCGAAGGTGCCGAACTCCAGCTCTGTGAGAACTGCAAGGGGTTCGGGACCGAGGTCCGCACTGAGTCGACGAGTTCTGCCTCGACGAAGTACTCCACCTCGTCGAGCGGAAAGTCGTCCTCGTCCAGTTCGTCCTCCACCTCCTCGTCCTCGTCCGGCGGGTCGCGCCGGCGCCGCCGCGACATGTTCGACGATATGGACGAGATCGCCGGCGACTACGACGACCGCATCCGGCAGGCCCGCGAGGCCGACGGCCTGAGCCAAGAAGATCTCGCGAAGAAACTCAATGAGAAGGCGAGTCTCATCCGGAAACTCGAACGCGGCGACATCCTCCCCAGCGACAGCGTGCGGAAGAAACTCGAACGTAAGCTCGACATCTCGCTCACGGAGGGCGGGAGCGACGAGGACGCCGAGTGGTCCGGCGGCGGGTCGACGACGACGACGCTCGGCGACGTCGTCAAGCGGAAAGACTGA
- a CDS encoding CDP-alcohol phosphatidyltransferase family protein — MTLDQLRPVADRLLDPVVSGANRLGLTPDGVSVIAFGFAVAAGGAFWVASAESRLWYALGALFVFVNGWLDLLDGALAREQGVASSGGDLLDHVLDRYADIAVLVGMAAGIGRYDLGLAAVTGVLMTSYLGTQIQAVGLGRQYGGLLGRADRLALVGVVGVVAAVVPGPLVAGLSAVGLLLALFAIVGHFTALQRFWGAWSDLD, encoded by the coding sequence ATGACGCTCGACCAACTGCGGCCCGTCGCCGACCGACTGCTCGACCCCGTCGTCTCGGGCGCGAACAGGCTCGGACTGACGCCCGACGGCGTGAGCGTCATCGCCTTCGGGTTCGCCGTCGCCGCCGGCGGGGCGTTCTGGGTCGCGTCGGCGGAGTCCCGACTATGGTACGCTCTCGGGGCGCTGTTCGTCTTCGTCAACGGCTGGCTCGACCTGCTGGACGGGGCGCTCGCCCGCGAGCAGGGCGTGGCTTCCTCCGGCGGTGACCTGCTGGACCACGTGCTCGACCGCTACGCCGACATCGCCGTACTGGTCGGGATGGCGGCGGGTATCGGTCGCTACGATCTCGGTCTCGCCGCGGTGACGGGCGTGCTGATGACCTCGTACCTCGGCACGCAGATTCAGGCGGTCGGACTCGGCCGCCAGTACGGCGGCCTGCTGGGCCGCGCGGACCGCCTCGCGCTCGTCGGCGTCGTCGGCGTCGTCGCCGCCGTCGTCCCCGGACCGCTGGTCGCGGGACTCTCAGCTGTCGGCCTGCTGCTCGCGCTGTTCGCCATCGTCGGTCACTTCACCGCGCTCCAGCGCTTCTGGGGTGCGTGGTCGGACCTCGACTGA
- a CDS encoding adenylate kinase family protein yields MRVVVTGTPGTGKTSATALLEDEFAVAHLNDEVRDREFWTERDEERDSLVVGVEQLESWVDEEYGAAGGENETTVVVESHLAHLLPADRVVVLRCRPDVLESRILDRGENEAKAAENRESEALDVILAEAVEEHGVDAVYEVETTDRSPEAVADAIRAVIAGEREPSAGTVDYLEYL; encoded by the coding sequence GTGAGAGTCGTCGTCACCGGCACGCCCGGCACCGGCAAGACGAGCGCGACAGCGCTGCTCGAAGACGAGTTCGCCGTCGCGCATCTCAACGACGAGGTTCGTGACCGGGAGTTCTGGACCGAGCGCGACGAGGAACGCGACTCGCTCGTCGTCGGCGTAGAGCAGTTAGAGTCGTGGGTCGACGAGGAGTACGGCGCTGCCGGGGGAGAAAACGAGACCACCGTCGTTGTCGAATCACACCTCGCGCACCTCCTGCCCGCCGACCGGGTGGTCGTCCTCCGCTGTCGTCCGGACGTGCTCGAATCCCGCATCCTCGACCGCGGCGAGAACGAGGCGAAAGCCGCCGAAAATAGGGAGAGCGAAGCGCTCGACGTAATCCTCGCCGAAGCGGTCGAGGAACACGGCGTCGACGCTGTCTACGAAGTCGAGACGACGGACCGGTCGCCCGAGGCCGTCGCCGACGCGATTCGCGCCGTCATCGCCGGGGAACGGGAGCCGTCGGCCGGGACGGTCGACTATCTGGAGTACCTATGA